The following are encoded together in the Vicugna pacos chromosome 26, VicPac4, whole genome shotgun sequence genome:
- the DEFB108B gene encoding beta-defensin 108B, translating into MDIALMRYRRALDIRTRHSAVLQDRRRKLSLPLEMKPSLLRSPAMRVAVPLFTILIFMSQVPPGSSGFREVCARPNGSCHEFCIESEIQVGRCLDGRACCLPMGNVPQIDPTTPKGR; encoded by the exons ATGGATATAGCCCTAATGAGGTACAGAAGGGCACTTGACATCCGGACAAGGCATTCCGCGGTGCTGCAGGACCGCAGACGGAAGCTTTCTCTGCCTCTGGAAATGAAGCCAAGCCTCCTCCGTTCTCCAGCCATGAGGGTTGCTGTCCCCCTCTTCACCATTCTCATCTTTATGAGCCAGGTTCCACCAG GCAGCAGCGGTTTCAGGGAGGTCTGTGCACGTCCCAATGGCTCCTGCCACGAATTCTGCATCGAATCAGAAATCCAGGTTGGGAGATGTCTAGACGGCCGAGCCTGCTGCCTGCCCATGGGGAACGTGCCACAAATCGACCCTACTACGCCTAAGGGGCGCTGA